A genome region from Dreissena polymorpha isolate Duluth1 chromosome 16, UMN_Dpol_1.0, whole genome shotgun sequence includes the following:
- the LOC127862970 gene encoding uncharacterized protein LOC127862970 isoform X2: MSVKKCLVNSRLFGSVILNHILIMCIRSHHRHLRLHLAALHSVANANCKQAETRQGEKRYRLSYPKYKAGHHVVKAVKENCTYDYVDELMAGLLRMKGVQERCQCKGCLWQHSVFTATPVFICKQNPEVRGCAEPSFAI, translated from the exons ATGTCTGTGAAGAAATGTCTTGTGAACAGTCGCCTGTTCGGATCAGTGATCCTGAATCACATTTTGATAATGTGTATTCGCAGTCATCACAGACATCTGAG ACTACATCTTGCTGCTTTGCATTCCGTGGCAAATGCAAACTGCAAGCAGGCTGAGACCAGACAGGGGGAAAAAAGATACAGACTCTCCTATCCTAAGTACAAGGCTGGACACCATGTGGTTAAAGCAGTTAAAGAGAATTGCACTTATG aCTATGTTGATGAACTAATGGCAGGGCTGCTTAGGATGAAAGGAGTACAAGAGCGATGCCAATGCAAGGGCTGCCTCTGGCAACATTCTGTTTTCACCGCCACCCCTGTCTTCATCTGCAAACAGAATCCTGAAGTCAGAGGCTGTGCAGAACCATCGTTCGCGATTTAA
- the LOC127862970 gene encoding uncharacterized protein LOC127862970 isoform X1 — MTIICRTHIHHVWKSQMSVKKCLVNSRLFGSVILNHILIMCIRSHHRHLRLHLAALHSVANANCKQAETRQGEKRYRLSYPKYKAGHHVVKAVKENCTYDYVDELMAGLLRMKGVQERCQCKGCLWQHSVFTATPVFICKQNPEVRGCAEPSFAI, encoded by the exons atGACAATTATTTGTAGGACCCATATTCATCATGTGTGGAAGAGCCAGATGTCTGTGAAGAAATGTCTTGTGAACAGTCGCCTGTTCGGATCAGTGATCCTGAATCACATTTTGATAATGTGTATTCGCAGTCATCACAGACATCTGAG ACTACATCTTGCTGCTTTGCATTCCGTGGCAAATGCAAACTGCAAGCAGGCTGAGACCAGACAGGGGGAAAAAAGATACAGACTCTCCTATCCTAAGTACAAGGCTGGACACCATGTGGTTAAAGCAGTTAAAGAGAATTGCACTTATG aCTATGTTGATGAACTAATGGCAGGGCTGCTTAGGATGAAAGGAGTACAAGAGCGATGCCAATGCAAGGGCTGCCTCTGGCAACATTCTGTTTTCACCGCCACCCCTGTCTTCATCTGCAAACAGAATCCTGAAGTCAGAGGCTGTGCAGAACCATCGTTCGCGATTTAA